In Sphingobacteriales bacterium, the sequence ACAGAATCCTTACACCCAAATATGGAAGATACAACCAGTTTAACCTCGTAAATGCCATATTTATCGTAGCTGTTAGAGGGATTGATATTGTTGGAAGTATGGCCATCTCCGAAGCTCCAGGCATAAGAAGCGCCTCCGGTGGAGGAATTTGAAAAATTGAAGAAATTATTATCAAGGCACTGACTGGCCTGATTGACCGAAAAAGAGGCTTTAGGTAGTGGATAAACATCAATATCTTTTGAAATGCTGTCCTGACAACCAAAAGCCGACTCCGTAATCAGCCAGACCGAATAAGTTCCCTGAGCGGAGTATGAATGAGAAGGAGCACTGAGCAGCGAACTCTGCCCATCACCGAATCTCCACTTCCAGCTGACAGCACCTGTCGATGTATTGTTAAACACAAACAAATTATTGTTGAGGCATTGGCCTGAATTGTTCACGGTGAAAGAAGAAACAGGATGCGGTTTGACTTCCGCAGTTTTGGAAGAGCTGTCGCGGCAACCAAAAGCTGAAATTGCCGTGAGAATTACTGTATAGGTATTGTCTTTCTGATAGGAATGAGTGGCATGAGTGGCATAGGAAACATTGAAATCTCCGAAATACCAGATATAGCTGGTAGCCCCTGTGGAATTATTGGTAAAGACAAACTGGTTTCCATCCAGACACTGCACCGCTTGATTAATACTAAAACTGCTGGTGGGTAAAGGTTTGATAAAAACTGAAAGGGTATCAGTATTGACACAATAAGACGACAGGTCTGTTACTTCAAGAACGTAGGAAACATCACTGAATGGTTTTACATAAATCTTTGCAGTATTACCAATAACGGTATTGTTCATGGTTAACCAGCGGTAAGCAAATCCATTTTGTGCAGCAGGCCCGATGAGGACACTGTCGCCATAACATAAATTGACGTCCTGCCCGGCATTGACAACAGGTGGGGTTTTCACCTGTATGTTTTTGGTCAGACTGTCGTTGGAAGTAGATTGGTCAGTTTTTCCATTGGGTTGGCTGGTAAAGGCCAGAATCGCAGGAGTAGTATTGCCGGTAAATGTATAAGTACCAAGTAAGACGGTATCTGTTTCAAGTGTTTTCAGTGTCCCTGTCCAGCTTTTAGGGGTCTGGGTGCTGCTATTGATTTTCCAGTTAATGGTAACACTTTTCAGGTCATCTTTTCCAAAATTTCTGACCACTACCCTGACATCATGAGAACCCTCACAAATAATAGCCGCTGGCTGAATGATTGCCGCAATGCCTGCATCATTTTCAGGAACGGTGAATTCGTCAGCTCCAATATCTGGAG encodes:
- a CDS encoding PKD domain-containing protein, with protein sequence PDIGADEFTVPENDAGIAAIIQPAAIICEGSHDVRVVVRNFGKDDLKSVTINWKINSSTQTPKSWTGTLKTLETDTVLLGTYTFTGNTTPAILAFTSQPNGKTDQSTSNDSLTKNIQVKTPPVVNAGQDVNLCYGDSVLIGPAAQNGFAYRWLTMNNTVIGNTAKIYVKPFSDVSYVLEVTDLSSYCVNTDTLSVFIKPLPTSSFSINQAVQCLDGNQFVFTNNSTGATSYIWYFGDFNVSYATHATHSYQKDNTYTVILTAISAFGCRDSSSKTAEVKPHPVSSFTVNNSGQCLNNNLFVFNNTSTGAVSWKWRFGDGQSSLLSAPSHSYSAQGTYSVWLITESAFGCQDSISKDIDVYPLPKASFSVNQASQCLDNNFFNFSNSSTGGASYAWSFGDGHTSNNINPSNSYDKYGIYEVKLVVSSIFGCKDSVSTQVYVNPAPRAKISVDDSAQCERGNLFSFTDLSTIASDSITKWKWSFGDGSTSVLQNPVYQYPKAGTYKYKLLVESNKGCKDSVSKTLFVFPQPKASFTISNDRQCLNGNHFEFTNTSTISSGTLSYFWDLGDGTTNYYQHNSHQYSSAGVYQVKLRAVSLKACEDSVIHEVTVKPHPKVNLGEDDTLYNTDQKILDAGSGFDSYHWSTGETTQQITVDSVRFGTGVFVFWVKVVKDSCEGSDSITISIQKHVSLPEPKESNSVAVFPNPAGEVLYIHYQGDDSYLVISLLDVFGREIRREELTHLQGNLYQIDMSTFAAGTYLLRINGAGINKVFRIVKRNQSF